The Euphorbia lathyris chromosome 8, ddEupLath1.1, whole genome shotgun sequence genome has a window encoding:
- the LOC136203235 gene encoding aspartyl protease family protein At5g10770-like, which yields MGYTLLITFFLQCFLLLLHTCFSLQHSHKVGVTSFLASNVCNQSTKGFHKQGSSLKVMHKYGPCIEKQNNDTRLSTPNQEEMFLQDQLRVDSMHTRFSKNSGKFKEMKTNLPLRSGISLGTGDYVVTVGIGSPRKDLTLVFDTGSDITWTQCQPCVGSCYKQSEPIFDPRKSSSYKNVSCSSSYCKLLRSSGTGQSCSSSTCTYRVSYGDGSTSIGFFATEKLTIASSVVFNGFYFGCGQQNSGRLGQTTGLLALGPNKLSFPLQTANKFKKIFSYCIPSSSSETGHLSFAEKFPKNVKFTPSSPDFEDSPYYGIDIDGIKVGGDKLDIDDSVFIHAGAIIDSGTVITRLQPTAYSALRSAFQEFMKDYPKTKGFSILDTCYDFSDYDEIVIPKISIMFKGGVELEIVPLGILLATRGVDQLCLAFAPNDDDSDFAIIGNAQQKTYEIVHDLGKERIGFSPNGCN from the exons ATGGGTTATACTCTCTTAATCACATTTTTCCTACAATGTTTTCTACTTCTTTTACACACTTGTTTCTCTTTGCAACATTCCCACAAAGTTGGAGTCACTTCTTTTCTAGCATCAAATGTTTGCAATCAATCTACTAAAG GTTTTCACAAACAAGGTTCATCCTTAAAAGTAATGCACAAGTATGGTCCATGCATCGAAAAGCAAAATAATGATACTAGGCTTTCTACCCCAAATCAAGAAGAAATGTTCCTCCAAGATCAACTCCGAGTTGATTCGATGCATACTAGGTTTTCTAAGAACTCCGGAAAGTTCAAGGAAATGAAGACAAACTTACCACTTCGCTCAGGCATATCCCTCGGCACCGGGGATTATGTCGTCACCGTCGGAATCGGTTCTCCGAGAAAGGATCTTACTCTGGTTTTTGACACCGGTAGTGACATCACTTGGACTCAATGCCAGCCATGTGTTGGTTCTTGTTATAAACAATCCGAACCTATTTTTGATCCTAGAAAGTCTTCTTCTTACAAGAatgtttcttgttcttcctcataTTGCAAATTACTCCGAAGTTCAG GGACAGGACAAAGTTGCAGTTCTTCAACTTGTACCTATCGAGTCTCATATGGCGACGGCTCTACCTCCATCGGATTTTTTGCAACCGAAAAGCTAACTATTGCATCATCCGTCGTGTTTAATGGCTTCTACTTCGGCTGTGGCCAACAGAATTCCGGCAGGCTTGGCCAAACTACCGGTTTGCTAGCACTTGGCCCTAACAAATTATCTTTCCCGTTACAAACCGCCAAcaaattcaaaaaaatattCTCTTATTGCATTCCATCTAGCTCGAGTGAAACCGGCCATCTATCTTTCGCCGAGAAATTCCCAAAAAACGTGAAATTCACACCTTCATCACCGGATTTCGAAGATTCACCTTATTACGGCATTGATATTGATGGAATCAAAGTCGGGGGTGACAAATTAGACATTGACGACTCGGTTTTTATACACGCGGGCGCAATCATAGATTCGGGAACGGTGATCACTCGCTTGCAGCCAACTGCATACTCTGCATTGAGATCAGCGTTTCAAGAATTCATGAAGGATTATCCAAAAACCAAGGGGTTTTCGATCCTAGACACTTGTTATGATTTTAGTGATTATGATGAGATTGTGATTCCGAAGATCAGCATTATGTTCAAAGGTGGGGTAGAATTGGAGATAGTTCCGTTGGGAATTTTATTGGCGACGAGAGGAGTGGACCAATTGTGCCTTGCTTTTGCACCGAATGACGATGATTCTGATTTTGCGATCATCGGAAATGCGCAACAAAAGACATATGAAATAGTTCATGATCTTGGCAAGGAAAGAATTGGATTTTCTCCCAATGGATGCAATTGA